In one Phyllostomus discolor isolate MPI-MPIP mPhyDis1 chromosome 8, mPhyDis1.pri.v3, whole genome shotgun sequence genomic region, the following are encoded:
- the NEURL4 gene encoding neuralized-like protein 4 isoform X2 encodes MAAGSGGSGGSGGGPGPGPGGGGGPSGSGPGPGSGVSLGSGGELHPRTGRLVSLSACGRTARRQQPGQEFNHGLVLSREPLRDGRVFTVRIDRKVNSWSGSIEIGVTALDPSVLDFPSSATGLKGGSWVVSGCSVLRDGRSVLEEYGQDLDQLGEGDRVGVERTVAGELRLWVNGRDCGVAATGLPARVWAVVDLYGKCTQITVLPPEPGFSPPTPIPTPPLELSAPPEDSALAEQGTSRDEAFMVPPAQARPETFPNSLESHNDFASMELSEVVSNAILSAYNGGLLNVNLSSPPAGEGLGSSCAATSPILTSNDALLFHEKCGTLIKLSNNNKTAERRRPLDEFNNGVVMTNRPLRDNEMFEIRIDKLVDKWSGSIEIGVTTHNPNNLEYPATMTNLQSGTIMMSGCGILTNGKGTRREYCEFSLDELQEGDHIGLTRKSNSALHFFINGIDQGVATPLTPPVVYGVVDLYGMAVKVTIVHNNNHSDRLRRNNAILRALSPEGALRRAAPAAQAEPERLLFHPNCGQKAAITHEGRTALRPHATDDFNHGVVLSSRALRDGEVFQVRIDKMVDKWAGSIEIGVTTHNPAYLQLPSTMTNLRSGTWMMTGNGVMHNGTTILDEYGHNLDRLKPPFFQGRGHGGRGSAGGRDSPLLCQWDDSGPCCLECASGRLCCCGSLRPGGPGHHCGRQVTPVPEPLPEGNNQMSPSSPSSGACGSDLRFHQLHGNNAVITNGGRTALRHNCRSEFNDAIVISNRALRDGELFEIVIQKMVDRWSGSIEAGVTAIRPEDLEFPNTMTDIDYDTWMLSGTAIMQDGNTMRNNYGCDLDALGTGSRIGMMRTSKGDLHYFINGQDQGAACSGLPPEVYAVVDLYGQCVQVSITNATGPMDNSLATSNTATEKSFPLHSPVAGVAHRFHSTCGKNVTLEEDGTRAVRAAGYAHGLVFSTKELKTEEVFEVKVEELDEKWAGSLRIGLTTLAPGEMGPGAGGGPGLPPSLPELRTKTTWMVSSCEVRRDGLLQRMNYGRNLERLGVGSCVGIRRGTDDSMHVLVDGEDMGPAATGIAKNVWAVLDLYGPVRSVSIVSSTRLEESEGTQPPSPSSDTGSEGDEDDEDEEHGLGGQDQVAIMPTALEFLENHGKNILLSNGNRTATRVASYNQGIVVISQPLVPQLLVQEAMTGESHLLLQIRIDFLNRQWTSSLVLGVITCPPERLNFPASACALKRAAWLVRGRGVFHNGLKICEKFGPNLDTCPEGTILGLRLDSSGSLHLHVNGMDQGVAVPDVPQPCHALVDLYGQCEQVTIVSPEPGAASLKSAGTQGDMEKADMVDGIKESVCWGPLPTASPLKSCEYHALCSRFQELLLLPEDYFMPPPKRSLCYCESCRKMRGDEAHRRRGEPPREYALPFGWCRFNLRVNPHLEAGTLTKKWHMAYHGSNVAVIRRVLDRGELGAGTASILSCRPLKGEPRGGFEEPGENCAPPREEQPPPVLLSPSIQYAGAETLASKVQFRDPKFQRTHQAQVAFQVCVRPGSYTPGPPSTVLREPPDPHFSPAELEWVTKEKGATLLYALLVRVE; translated from the exons GTCAACTCCTGGAGTGGCTCCATTGAAATTGGGGTGACGGCACTGGACCCCAGTGTGCTGGACTTCCCAAGCAGCGCCACAGGGCTGAAGGGGGGTTCATGGGTAGTGTCGGGCTGCTCGGTGCTGAGGGATGGACGTTCTGTGCTGGAGGAGTATGGTCAGGACCTGGACCAGCTTGGCGAAGGGGACCGTGTGGGCGTGGAGCGCACAGTTGCTGGGGAACTGCGGCTGTGGGTGAATGGGCGAGATTGTGGTGTGGCTGCCACAGGCCTGCCTGCTCGTGTCTGGGCTGTTGTGGACCTTTATGGCAAGTGCACCCAAATCACTGTGCTACCCCCTGAGCCAGGCTTCAGCCCTCCTACTCCCATCCCTACACCTCCCCTTGAGCTCTCCGCTCCCCCTGAAGATTCTGCCTTGGCTGAACAGGGGACCTCTAGGGATGAAG cctTCATGGTGCCCCCAGCACAGGCCCGGCCGGAGACGTTTCCTAACAGCCTTGAGTCGCATAATG ACTTTGCCAGCATGGAGCTCTCTGAGGTGGTGAGCAATGCCATCCTGTCTGCTTATAATGGGGGGCTCCTAAATGTGAATCTGAGCTCCCCACCAGCAGGGGAAGGACTAGGGTCTAGCTGTGCTGCCACCTCGCCCATCCTTACTTCCAACGACGCCCTGCTCTTCCATGAGAAGTGTGGAACTCTCATCAAACTCAGCAACAACAATAAGACGGCTGAGCGTCGCCGGCCTCTGGATGAGTTCAACAATGGGGTTGTCATGACCAACCGCCCACTCCGGGACAATGAGATGTTTGAG ATCCGGATCGATAAGCTCGTAGATAAGTGGTCAGGCTCCATTGAGATTGGTGTCACTACCCACAACCCCAACAATTTGGAATACCCAGCCACCATGACCAATCTGCAGTCAG GCACCATCATGATGAGCGGCTGCGGAATACTGACCAACGGCAAGGGCACCCGCAGGGAGTACTGTGAATTCAGTCTGGATGAACTGCAG GAGGGTGATCACATTGGTCTCACGAGGAAGTCCAATTCTGCCCTCCACTTCTTCATTAATGGCATTGATCAGG GCGTGGCTACCCCATTGACACCTCCAGTGGTATATGGTGTAGTGGACTTGTATGGGATGGCAGTGAAGGTGACCATCGTCCACAATAACAACCACAGTGACCGTTTACGCCGGAATAATGCCATCTTGCGGGCGCTGTCTCCTGAGGGTGCTCTCCGCcgtgctgctcctgctgcccaggCAGAACCTGAGCGCCTGCTCTTCCATCCCAACTGTGGGCAGAAGGCAGCCATTACCCACGAGGGACGCACTGCTCTGAGGCCCCA TGCCACTGATGACTTCAATCATGGTGTGGTGCTGAGCAGCAGAGCCCTGCGGGATGGAGAGGTATTCCAGGTGCGCATCGACAAGATGGTGGACAAATGGGCTGGCTCCATTGAGATTGGTGTCACTACCCACAATCCTGCCTACCTCCAATTGCCCTCCACCATGACCAACTTGCGTTCTG GGACCTGGATGATGACTGGGAATGGGGTGATGCACAATGGGACAACCATCTTGGATGAATACGGGCACAACCTGGACCGCCTCAAG CCCCCCTTCTTCCAAGGCAGGGGACACGGTGGGCGTGGTTCGGCGGGAGGACGGGACTCTCCACTTCTTTGTCAATGGGATGACTCAGGGCCCTGCTGCCTGGAATGTGCCTCCGGGCGTCTATGCTGTTGTGGATCTCTACGGCCAGGCGGCCCAGGCCACCATTGTGGACGAC AGGTGACTCCAGTCCCTGAGCCACTCCCTGAGGGGAACAACCAGATGTCTCCAAGTTCTCCATCATCTGGAGCCTGTGGCTCTGACCTGCGCTTCCACCAGCTGCATGGCAATAATGCAGTCATCACTAATGGGGGCCGCACTGCGCTCCGACACAACTGCCGCAGCGAGTTCAATGATGCCATTGTTATCTCCAACCG GGCCCTGCGGGATGGAGAGCTGTTTGAAATTGTCATTCAGAAGATGGTGGATCGCTGGTCAGGCTCTATTGAGGCTG GAGTGACTGCCATTCGGCCAGAGGACCTTGAATTCCCCAACACTATGACAGACATTGACTACGATACTTGGATGCTAAG TGGCACAGCTATCATGCAAGATGGTAATACAATGCGCAACAACTATGGGTGTGACCTTGACGCACTGGGCACTGGTTCACGCATCGGCATGATGCGAACCTCCAAGGGCGATCTGCACTACTTCATCAATGGCCAGGACCAAGGCGCTGCCTGCTCAGGCTTACCTCCGG AGGTGTATGCGGTAGTGGATCTCTATGGCCAGTGtgtccaagtgtccatcaccAATGCTACTGGCCCCATGGACAACAGCCTGGCAACCAGCAACACTGCTACTGAGAAGTCATTCCCCCTGCACTCCCCAG tggctggcgTGGCTCACCGATTCCACAGTACTTGTGGCAAGAATGTCACTCTGGAGGAGGATGGCACAAGGGCGGTGCGTGCTGCTGGCTATGCTCATGGCCTTGTCTTTAGCACCAAGGAGCTCAAGACTGAGGAAGTCTTTGAG GTGAAAGTGGAAGAACTGGATGAGAAGTGGGCAGGTTCCCTCCGGATAGGGCTGACCACACTAGCGCCAGGGGAGATGGGGCCTGGAGCAGGTGGTGGCcctggcctgcctccctccctgccagaaCTCCGGACTAAGACCACCTGGATGGTGTCCAGCTGTGAAGTGAGGCGAGACGGGCTGCTCCAGAGGATGAACTATGGCCGGAACCTAGAGAGGCTGGGG GTCGGGAGCTGTGTGGGCATTCGGCGGGGGACAGATGACTCGATGCATGTCCTGGTAGATGGAGAGGATATGGGGCCAGCAGCTACTGGCATTGCCAAG AATGTGTGGGCAGTGTTGGATCTATACGGGCCAGTGCGGAGTGTGTCTATTGTCAGCTCCACAAGGCTAGAGGAGTCAGAAGGCACACAGCCTCCTTCCCCCAGCTCCGACACCGGAAGTGAGGGCGATGAGGACGATGAGGACGAGGAGCATGGCCTGGGA GGCCAGGATCAGGTGGCCATTATGCCTACAGCCCTCGAGTTCCTGGAAAACCATGGGAAGAATATCCTCCTATCCAATGGGAACCGTACAGCTACACGGGTGGCCAGCTACAATCAGGGCATCGTTGTCATCAGCCAGCCCCTGGTGCCCCAGCTGCTGGTCCAG GAGGCCATGACTGGGGAAAGCCACCTTCTCCTCCAGATACGGATAGACTTCCTAAACCGGCAGTGGACATCTTCCCTTGTTCTGGGAGTCATCACCTGCCCACCTGAGAGACTCAACTTCCCTGCTTCTGCCTGTGCCCTTAAACGGGCAGCCTGGCTGGTGCGGGGCCGTGGGGTCTTCCACAATGGCCTCAAG ATCTGTGAGAAGTTTGGGCCAAATCTGGACACGTGTCCTGAAGGCACCATCCTGGGACTTCGGCTAGACAGCTCTGGGAGTCTGCATCTCCATGTCAATGGGATGGACCAGGGGGTGGCTGTGCCAGATGTCCCTCAGCCTTGCCATGCACTCGTGGACCTCTATGGGCAATGTGAGCAG GTGACAATTGTGAGTCCTGAACCAGGAGCTGCCAGTTTGAAGAGTGCTGGAACCCAAGGGGACATGGAGAAAGCTGACATGGTGGATG GGATCAAGGAGAGTGTATGCTGGGGTCCACTGCCCACTGCCAGCCCTCTCAAGAGCTGCGAGTACCATGCCCTTTGTTCCCGTTTCCAAGAACTGTTGCTGCTTCCTG AGGATTATTTTATGCCTCCACCAAAGCGTAGCCTGTGCTATTGTGAGTCTTGCCGGAAGATGCGAGGGGATGAGGCCCACAGGCGCCGTGGCGAACCTCCCAGGGAATACGCCCTACCCTTTGGCTGGTGCAGGTTCAACCTCAG GGTGAATCCTCACCTGGAGGCTGGGACACTAACCAAGAAGTGGCACATGGCATATCACGGCAGCAATGTGGCAGTCATCCGAAGGGTGCTGGACCGCGGGGAGTTGGGAGCAG GCACTGCCTCCATCCTGAGCTGTCGGCCCTTGAAGGGAGAGCCTAGGGGAGGATTTGAGGAGCCAGGCGAGAACTGCGCACCTCCTCGGGAGGAGCAGCCCCCTCCAGTTctgctttctccctccatccaATATGCTGGGGCCGAGACCCTGGCATCCAAAGTGCA ATTCCGGGACCCCAAATTCCAGCGGACACACCAAGCCCAGGTGGCTTTCCAGGTGTGTGTGCGTCCTGGCTCCTACACTCCTGGCCCTCCTTCTACTGTCCTCAGAGAACCTCCTGATCCTCACTTCAGCCCAGCTGAACTTGAGTGGGTAACCAAGGAGAAAGGGGCCACACTCCTCTATGCCCTGCTGGTACGGGTGGAATGA
- the NEURL4 gene encoding neuralized-like protein 4 isoform X1, protein MAAGSGGSGGSGGGPGPGPGGGGGPSGSGPGPGSGVSLGSGGELHPRTGRLVSLSACGRTARRQQPGQEFNHGLVLSREPLRDGRVFTVRIDRKVNSWSGSIEIGVTALDPSVLDFPSSATGLKGGSWVVSGCSVLRDGRSVLEEYGQDLDQLGEGDRVGVERTVAGELRLWVNGRDCGVAATGLPARVWAVVDLYGKCTQITVLPPEPGFSPPTPIPTPPLELSAPPEDSALAEQGTSRDEAFMVPPAQARPETFPNSLESHNDFASMELSEVVSNAILSAYNGGLLNVNLSSPPAGEGLGSSCAATSPILTSNDALLFHEKCGTLIKLSNNNKTAERRRPLDEFNNGVVMTNRPLRDNEMFEIRIDKLVDKWSGSIEIGVTTHNPNNLEYPATMTNLQSGTIMMSGCGILTNGKGTRREYCEFSLDELQEGDHIGLTRKSNSALHFFINGIDQGVATPLTPPVVYGVVDLYGMAVKVTIVHNNNHSDRLRRNNAILRALSPEGALRRAAPAAQAEPERLLFHPNCGQKAAITHEGRTALRPHATDDFNHGVVLSSRALRDGEVFQVRIDKMVDKWAGSIEIGVTTHNPAYLQLPSTMTNLRSGTWMMTGNGVMHNGTTILDEYGHNLDRLKPPFFQGRGHGGRGSAGGRDSPLLCQWDDSGPCCLECASGRLCCCGSLRPGGPGHHCGRQVTPVPEPLPEGNNQMSPSSPSSGACGSDLRFHQLHGNNAVITNGGRTALRHNCRSEFNDAIVISNRALRDGELFEIVIQKMVDRWSGSIEAGVTAIRPEDLEFPNTMTDIDYDTWMLSGTAIMQDGNTMRNNYGCDLDALGTGSRIGMMRTSKGDLHYFINGQDQGAACSGLPPGKEVYAVVDLYGQCVQVSITNATGPMDNSLATSNTATEKSFPLHSPVAGVAHRFHSTCGKNVTLEEDGTRAVRAAGYAHGLVFSTKELKTEEVFEVKVEELDEKWAGSLRIGLTTLAPGEMGPGAGGGPGLPPSLPELRTKTTWMVSSCEVRRDGLLQRMNYGRNLERLGVGSCVGIRRGTDDSMHVLVDGEDMGPAATGIAKNVWAVLDLYGPVRSVSIVSSTRLEESEGTQPPSPSSDTGSEGDEDDEDEEHGLGGQDQVAIMPTALEFLENHGKNILLSNGNRTATRVASYNQGIVVISQPLVPQLLVQEAMTGESHLLLQIRIDFLNRQWTSSLVLGVITCPPERLNFPASACALKRAAWLVRGRGVFHNGLKICEKFGPNLDTCPEGTILGLRLDSSGSLHLHVNGMDQGVAVPDVPQPCHALVDLYGQCEQVTIVSPEPGAASLKSAGTQGDMEKADMVDGIKESVCWGPLPTASPLKSCEYHALCSRFQELLLLPEDYFMPPPKRSLCYCESCRKMRGDEAHRRRGEPPREYALPFGWCRFNLRVNPHLEAGTLTKKWHMAYHGSNVAVIRRVLDRGELGAGTASILSCRPLKGEPRGGFEEPGENCAPPREEQPPPVLLSPSIQYAGAETLASKVQFRDPKFQRTHQAQVAFQVCVRPGSYTPGPPSTVLREPPDPHFSPAELEWVTKEKGATLLYALLVRVE, encoded by the exons GTCAACTCCTGGAGTGGCTCCATTGAAATTGGGGTGACGGCACTGGACCCCAGTGTGCTGGACTTCCCAAGCAGCGCCACAGGGCTGAAGGGGGGTTCATGGGTAGTGTCGGGCTGCTCGGTGCTGAGGGATGGACGTTCTGTGCTGGAGGAGTATGGTCAGGACCTGGACCAGCTTGGCGAAGGGGACCGTGTGGGCGTGGAGCGCACAGTTGCTGGGGAACTGCGGCTGTGGGTGAATGGGCGAGATTGTGGTGTGGCTGCCACAGGCCTGCCTGCTCGTGTCTGGGCTGTTGTGGACCTTTATGGCAAGTGCACCCAAATCACTGTGCTACCCCCTGAGCCAGGCTTCAGCCCTCCTACTCCCATCCCTACACCTCCCCTTGAGCTCTCCGCTCCCCCTGAAGATTCTGCCTTGGCTGAACAGGGGACCTCTAGGGATGAAG cctTCATGGTGCCCCCAGCACAGGCCCGGCCGGAGACGTTTCCTAACAGCCTTGAGTCGCATAATG ACTTTGCCAGCATGGAGCTCTCTGAGGTGGTGAGCAATGCCATCCTGTCTGCTTATAATGGGGGGCTCCTAAATGTGAATCTGAGCTCCCCACCAGCAGGGGAAGGACTAGGGTCTAGCTGTGCTGCCACCTCGCCCATCCTTACTTCCAACGACGCCCTGCTCTTCCATGAGAAGTGTGGAACTCTCATCAAACTCAGCAACAACAATAAGACGGCTGAGCGTCGCCGGCCTCTGGATGAGTTCAACAATGGGGTTGTCATGACCAACCGCCCACTCCGGGACAATGAGATGTTTGAG ATCCGGATCGATAAGCTCGTAGATAAGTGGTCAGGCTCCATTGAGATTGGTGTCACTACCCACAACCCCAACAATTTGGAATACCCAGCCACCATGACCAATCTGCAGTCAG GCACCATCATGATGAGCGGCTGCGGAATACTGACCAACGGCAAGGGCACCCGCAGGGAGTACTGTGAATTCAGTCTGGATGAACTGCAG GAGGGTGATCACATTGGTCTCACGAGGAAGTCCAATTCTGCCCTCCACTTCTTCATTAATGGCATTGATCAGG GCGTGGCTACCCCATTGACACCTCCAGTGGTATATGGTGTAGTGGACTTGTATGGGATGGCAGTGAAGGTGACCATCGTCCACAATAACAACCACAGTGACCGTTTACGCCGGAATAATGCCATCTTGCGGGCGCTGTCTCCTGAGGGTGCTCTCCGCcgtgctgctcctgctgcccaggCAGAACCTGAGCGCCTGCTCTTCCATCCCAACTGTGGGCAGAAGGCAGCCATTACCCACGAGGGACGCACTGCTCTGAGGCCCCA TGCCACTGATGACTTCAATCATGGTGTGGTGCTGAGCAGCAGAGCCCTGCGGGATGGAGAGGTATTCCAGGTGCGCATCGACAAGATGGTGGACAAATGGGCTGGCTCCATTGAGATTGGTGTCACTACCCACAATCCTGCCTACCTCCAATTGCCCTCCACCATGACCAACTTGCGTTCTG GGACCTGGATGATGACTGGGAATGGGGTGATGCACAATGGGACAACCATCTTGGATGAATACGGGCACAACCTGGACCGCCTCAAG CCCCCCTTCTTCCAAGGCAGGGGACACGGTGGGCGTGGTTCGGCGGGAGGACGGGACTCTCCACTTCTTTGTCAATGGGATGACTCAGGGCCCTGCTGCCTGGAATGTGCCTCCGGGCGTCTATGCTGTTGTGGATCTCTACGGCCAGGCGGCCCAGGCCACCATTGTGGACGAC AGGTGACTCCAGTCCCTGAGCCACTCCCTGAGGGGAACAACCAGATGTCTCCAAGTTCTCCATCATCTGGAGCCTGTGGCTCTGACCTGCGCTTCCACCAGCTGCATGGCAATAATGCAGTCATCACTAATGGGGGCCGCACTGCGCTCCGACACAACTGCCGCAGCGAGTTCAATGATGCCATTGTTATCTCCAACCG GGCCCTGCGGGATGGAGAGCTGTTTGAAATTGTCATTCAGAAGATGGTGGATCGCTGGTCAGGCTCTATTGAGGCTG GAGTGACTGCCATTCGGCCAGAGGACCTTGAATTCCCCAACACTATGACAGACATTGACTACGATACTTGGATGCTAAG TGGCACAGCTATCATGCAAGATGGTAATACAATGCGCAACAACTATGGGTGTGACCTTGACGCACTGGGCACTGGTTCACGCATCGGCATGATGCGAACCTCCAAGGGCGATCTGCACTACTTCATCAATGGCCAGGACCAAGGCGCTGCCTGCTCAGGCTTACCTCCGGGTAAAG AGGTGTATGCGGTAGTGGATCTCTATGGCCAGTGtgtccaagtgtccatcaccAATGCTACTGGCCCCATGGACAACAGCCTGGCAACCAGCAACACTGCTACTGAGAAGTCATTCCCCCTGCACTCCCCAG tggctggcgTGGCTCACCGATTCCACAGTACTTGTGGCAAGAATGTCACTCTGGAGGAGGATGGCACAAGGGCGGTGCGTGCTGCTGGCTATGCTCATGGCCTTGTCTTTAGCACCAAGGAGCTCAAGACTGAGGAAGTCTTTGAG GTGAAAGTGGAAGAACTGGATGAGAAGTGGGCAGGTTCCCTCCGGATAGGGCTGACCACACTAGCGCCAGGGGAGATGGGGCCTGGAGCAGGTGGTGGCcctggcctgcctccctccctgccagaaCTCCGGACTAAGACCACCTGGATGGTGTCCAGCTGTGAAGTGAGGCGAGACGGGCTGCTCCAGAGGATGAACTATGGCCGGAACCTAGAGAGGCTGGGG GTCGGGAGCTGTGTGGGCATTCGGCGGGGGACAGATGACTCGATGCATGTCCTGGTAGATGGAGAGGATATGGGGCCAGCAGCTACTGGCATTGCCAAG AATGTGTGGGCAGTGTTGGATCTATACGGGCCAGTGCGGAGTGTGTCTATTGTCAGCTCCACAAGGCTAGAGGAGTCAGAAGGCACACAGCCTCCTTCCCCCAGCTCCGACACCGGAAGTGAGGGCGATGAGGACGATGAGGACGAGGAGCATGGCCTGGGA GGCCAGGATCAGGTGGCCATTATGCCTACAGCCCTCGAGTTCCTGGAAAACCATGGGAAGAATATCCTCCTATCCAATGGGAACCGTACAGCTACACGGGTGGCCAGCTACAATCAGGGCATCGTTGTCATCAGCCAGCCCCTGGTGCCCCAGCTGCTGGTCCAG GAGGCCATGACTGGGGAAAGCCACCTTCTCCTCCAGATACGGATAGACTTCCTAAACCGGCAGTGGACATCTTCCCTTGTTCTGGGAGTCATCACCTGCCCACCTGAGAGACTCAACTTCCCTGCTTCTGCCTGTGCCCTTAAACGGGCAGCCTGGCTGGTGCGGGGCCGTGGGGTCTTCCACAATGGCCTCAAG ATCTGTGAGAAGTTTGGGCCAAATCTGGACACGTGTCCTGAAGGCACCATCCTGGGACTTCGGCTAGACAGCTCTGGGAGTCTGCATCTCCATGTCAATGGGATGGACCAGGGGGTGGCTGTGCCAGATGTCCCTCAGCCTTGCCATGCACTCGTGGACCTCTATGGGCAATGTGAGCAG GTGACAATTGTGAGTCCTGAACCAGGAGCTGCCAGTTTGAAGAGTGCTGGAACCCAAGGGGACATGGAGAAAGCTGACATGGTGGATG GGATCAAGGAGAGTGTATGCTGGGGTCCACTGCCCACTGCCAGCCCTCTCAAGAGCTGCGAGTACCATGCCCTTTGTTCCCGTTTCCAAGAACTGTTGCTGCTTCCTG AGGATTATTTTATGCCTCCACCAAAGCGTAGCCTGTGCTATTGTGAGTCTTGCCGGAAGATGCGAGGGGATGAGGCCCACAGGCGCCGTGGCGAACCTCCCAGGGAATACGCCCTACCCTTTGGCTGGTGCAGGTTCAACCTCAG GGTGAATCCTCACCTGGAGGCTGGGACACTAACCAAGAAGTGGCACATGGCATATCACGGCAGCAATGTGGCAGTCATCCGAAGGGTGCTGGACCGCGGGGAGTTGGGAGCAG GCACTGCCTCCATCCTGAGCTGTCGGCCCTTGAAGGGAGAGCCTAGGGGAGGATTTGAGGAGCCAGGCGAGAACTGCGCACCTCCTCGGGAGGAGCAGCCCCCTCCAGTTctgctttctccctccatccaATATGCTGGGGCCGAGACCCTGGCATCCAAAGTGCA ATTCCGGGACCCCAAATTCCAGCGGACACACCAAGCCCAGGTGGCTTTCCAGGTGTGTGTGCGTCCTGGCTCCTACACTCCTGGCCCTCCTTCTACTGTCCTCAGAGAACCTCCTGATCCTCACTTCAGCCCAGCTGAACTTGAGTGGGTAACCAAGGAGAAAGGGGCCACACTCCTCTATGCCCTGCTGGTACGGGTGGAATGA